A genomic segment from Cricetulus griseus strain 17A/GY chromosome 8, alternate assembly CriGri-PICRH-1.0, whole genome shotgun sequence encodes:
- the Rtkn gene encoding rhotekin isoform X1 gives MFSRNHRSRVTVARGSALEMEFKRGRFRLSVFSDPPEDTELQRKLDHEIRMREGACKLLAACSQREQALEATKSLLVCNSRILSYMGELQRRKEAQVLGKTGRRPSDSMPPPERSPCRGRVCISDLRIPLMWKDTEYFKNKGDLHRWAVFLLLQLGEQIQDTEMVLVDRTLTDISFQNNVLFAEAGPDFELRLELYGACVEEEGALAGAPKRLATKLSSSLGRSSGKRVRASLDSAGGSGNSPILLPTPAVGGPRYHLLAHTTLTLAAVQDGFRTHDLTLASHEENPAWLPLYGSVCCRLAAQPLCMTQPTASGTLRVQQAGELQNGTLVHGVLKGTNLFCYWRSEGADTGQEPLFTIAINKETRVRAGELEQAPEWPFTLSISNRYGGDEVTNTLRVESREALQNWMEALWQLFFDMSQWKHCCDEVMKIETPAPRKPPQALAKQGSLYHEMAIEPLDDIAAVTDILAQREGTRLETPPPWLAMFTDQPALPSSSCSPASVAPVPTWTQPLPWARPRTFSLDAAPPDHSLGASRSVAPLPPQRSPQSRGFYSKSQLRTWLQSPV, from the exons ATGTTCTCTAGAAACCATCGCAGCCGGGTCACAGTGGCCAGGGGCTCCgccctggagatggagttcaAACGCGGCCGCTTCCGACTTAGTGTCTTCAGCGACCCACCGGAG GACACGGAGTTACAGAGGAAACTAGATCATGAGATCCGGATGAGGGAAGGGGCCTGCAAACTACTGGCAGCCTGCTCCCAGCGAGAGCAGGCTCTGGAGGCCACCAAGAGCCTGCTGGTATGCAACAGCCGAATTCTCAGCTACATGGGCGAACTGCAGAGGCGCAAGGAGGCCCAGGTGCTGGGGAAGACAGGCCGGCG ACCTTCCGACAGTATGCCGCCCCCTGAGCGTTCCCCTTGCCGTGGCCGGGTCTGCATCTCTG ACCTCCGGATTCCACTCATGTGGAAGGACACAGAGTATTTCAAGAACAAAGGCG aCCTGCACCGCTGGGCTGTGTTCCTACTGCTACAGCTGGGGGAACAGATTCAGGACACAGAGATGGTCCTGGTGGACAGGACCCTCACAGACATCTCTTTTCAGAACAATGTCCTCTT TGCTGAGGCAGGGCCAGACTTTGAACTGCGGCTGGAGCTGTATGGGGCCTGTGTGGAAGAGGAGGGGGCCCTGGCTGGTGCCCCCAAGAGGCTTGCCACCAAACTCAGCAGCTCCCTGGGCCGTTCCTCAGGGAAGCGTGTCAGGGCATCACTGGACAGTGCTGGGGGCTCCGGGAACAGTCCCATCCTGCTGCCTACCCCAGCTGTGGG AGGCCCCCGGTATCACCTCTTGGCCCACACCACTCTCACCCTAGCAGCAGTGCAAGATGGGTTCCGCACACATGATCTCACCCTTGCCAGTCACg AGGAGAACCCTGCCTGGCTGCCCCTGTATGGTAGCGTGTGCTGCCGGCTGGCCGCTCAGCCTCTCTGCATGACACAGCCCACCGCAAGTGGTACCCTCAGGGTGCAG CAAGCCGGGGAGCTACAGAATGGGACACTCGTGCACGGAGTCCTGAAAGGCACAAACCTCTTTTGTTACTGGAGATCTGAAGGTGCAGACACTGGGCAAGAACCCCTGTTTACTATTGCCATCAACAAG GAGACTAGGGTCCGGGCAGGGGAGCTGGAGCAGGCCCCAGAGTGGCCTTTCACCCTCAGCATCAGCAACCGGTATGGAGGTGATGAGGTGACAAACACCCTCCGGGTGGAGAGCAGAGAAGCCCTGCAGAACTGGATGGAGGCTCTGTGGCAGCTCTTCTTTGACATGA GCCAGTGGAAGCACTGCTGTGATGAAGTCATGAAAATCGAAACCCCTGCACCCCGGAAACCCCCACAAGCCCTGGCCAAGCAGGGGTCCTTATACCATGAGATGG CAATTGAGCCGCTAGACGACATCGCAGCTGTGACAGACATCCTGGCCCAGCGGGAGGGCACAAGGCTGGAGACGCCCCCACCCTGGCTAGCAATGTTTACAGACCAGCCTGCCTTGCCTAGCTCCTCCTGCTCGCCTGCCTCAGTGGCCCCAGTCCCAACCTGGACGCAACCCCTGCCTTGGGCGCGACCCCGAACCTTTTCCCTGGATGCTGCCCCCCCAGACCACTCCCTTGGGGCTTCTCGCTCGGttgcacccctccccccacagcgATCCCCACAATCCAGAGGCTTCTACAGCAAAAGTCAGCTCCGCACATGGCTCCAGTCCCCAGTGTGA
- the Rtkn gene encoding rhotekin isoform X2, producing MQDRLHILEDLNMLYIRQMALSLEDTELQRKLDHEIRMREGACKLLAACSQREQALEATKSLLVCNSRILSYMGELQRRKEAQVLGKTGRRPSDSMPPPERSPCRGRVCISDLRIPLMWKDTEYFKNKGDLHRWAVFLLLQLGEQIQDTEMVLVDRTLTDISFQNNVLFAEAGPDFELRLELYGACVEEEGALAGAPKRLATKLSSSLGRSSGKRVRASLDSAGGSGNSPILLPTPAVGGPRYHLLAHTTLTLAAVQDGFRTHDLTLASHEENPAWLPLYGSVCCRLAAQPLCMTQPTASGTLRVQQAGELQNGTLVHGVLKGTNLFCYWRSEGADTGQEPLFTIAINKETRVRAGELEQAPEWPFTLSISNRYGGDEVTNTLRVESREALQNWMEALWQLFFDMSQWKHCCDEVMKIETPAPRKPPQALAKQGSLYHEMAIEPLDDIAAVTDILAQREGTRLETPPPWLAMFTDQPALPSSSCSPASVAPVPTWTQPLPWARPRTFSLDAAPPDHSLGASRSVAPLPPQRSPQSRGFYSKSQLRTWLQSPV from the exons ATGCAGGACAGATTACACATCCTGGAGGACCTCAATATGCTCTACATCCGGCAGATGGCACTCAGCCTGGAG GACACGGAGTTACAGAGGAAACTAGATCATGAGATCCGGATGAGGGAAGGGGCCTGCAAACTACTGGCAGCCTGCTCCCAGCGAGAGCAGGCTCTGGAGGCCACCAAGAGCCTGCTGGTATGCAACAGCCGAATTCTCAGCTACATGGGCGAACTGCAGAGGCGCAAGGAGGCCCAGGTGCTGGGGAAGACAGGCCGGCG ACCTTCCGACAGTATGCCGCCCCCTGAGCGTTCCCCTTGCCGTGGCCGGGTCTGCATCTCTG ACCTCCGGATTCCACTCATGTGGAAGGACACAGAGTATTTCAAGAACAAAGGCG aCCTGCACCGCTGGGCTGTGTTCCTACTGCTACAGCTGGGGGAACAGATTCAGGACACAGAGATGGTCCTGGTGGACAGGACCCTCACAGACATCTCTTTTCAGAACAATGTCCTCTT TGCTGAGGCAGGGCCAGACTTTGAACTGCGGCTGGAGCTGTATGGGGCCTGTGTGGAAGAGGAGGGGGCCCTGGCTGGTGCCCCCAAGAGGCTTGCCACCAAACTCAGCAGCTCCCTGGGCCGTTCCTCAGGGAAGCGTGTCAGGGCATCACTGGACAGTGCTGGGGGCTCCGGGAACAGTCCCATCCTGCTGCCTACCCCAGCTGTGGG AGGCCCCCGGTATCACCTCTTGGCCCACACCACTCTCACCCTAGCAGCAGTGCAAGATGGGTTCCGCACACATGATCTCACCCTTGCCAGTCACg AGGAGAACCCTGCCTGGCTGCCCCTGTATGGTAGCGTGTGCTGCCGGCTGGCCGCTCAGCCTCTCTGCATGACACAGCCCACCGCAAGTGGTACCCTCAGGGTGCAG CAAGCCGGGGAGCTACAGAATGGGACACTCGTGCACGGAGTCCTGAAAGGCACAAACCTCTTTTGTTACTGGAGATCTGAAGGTGCAGACACTGGGCAAGAACCCCTGTTTACTATTGCCATCAACAAG GAGACTAGGGTCCGGGCAGGGGAGCTGGAGCAGGCCCCAGAGTGGCCTTTCACCCTCAGCATCAGCAACCGGTATGGAGGTGATGAGGTGACAAACACCCTCCGGGTGGAGAGCAGAGAAGCCCTGCAGAACTGGATGGAGGCTCTGTGGCAGCTCTTCTTTGACATGA GCCAGTGGAAGCACTGCTGTGATGAAGTCATGAAAATCGAAACCCCTGCACCCCGGAAACCCCCACAAGCCCTGGCCAAGCAGGGGTCCTTATACCATGAGATGG CAATTGAGCCGCTAGACGACATCGCAGCTGTGACAGACATCCTGGCCCAGCGGGAGGGCACAAGGCTGGAGACGCCCCCACCCTGGCTAGCAATGTTTACAGACCAGCCTGCCTTGCCTAGCTCCTCCTGCTCGCCTGCCTCAGTGGCCCCAGTCCCAACCTGGACGCAACCCCTGCCTTGGGCGCGACCCCGAACCTTTTCCCTGGATGCTGCCCCCCCAGACCACTCCCTTGGGGCTTCTCGCTCGGttgcacccctccccccacagcgATCCCCACAATCCAGAGGCTTCTACAGCAAAAGTCAGCTCCGCACATGGCTCCAGTCCCCAGTGTGA
- the Rtkn gene encoding rhotekin isoform X3, with the protein MDRAREGSDTELQRKLDHEIRMREGACKLLAACSQREQALEATKSLLVCNSRILSYMGELQRRKEAQVLGKTGRRPSDSMPPPERSPCRGRVCISDLRIPLMWKDTEYFKNKGDLHRWAVFLLLQLGEQIQDTEMVLVDRTLTDISFQNNVLFAEAGPDFELRLELYGACVEEEGALAGAPKRLATKLSSSLGRSSGKRVRASLDSAGGSGNSPILLPTPAVGGPRYHLLAHTTLTLAAVQDGFRTHDLTLASHEENPAWLPLYGSVCCRLAAQPLCMTQPTASGTLRVQQAGELQNGTLVHGVLKGTNLFCYWRSEGADTGQEPLFTIAINKETRVRAGELEQAPEWPFTLSISNRYGGDEVTNTLRVESREALQNWMEALWQLFFDMSQWKHCCDEVMKIETPAPRKPPQALAKQGSLYHEMAIEPLDDIAAVTDILAQREGTRLETPPPWLAMFTDQPALPSSSCSPASVAPVPTWTQPLPWARPRTFSLDAAPPDHSLGASRSVAPLPPQRSPQSRGFYSKSQLRTWLQSPV; encoded by the exons ATGGACAGGGCTAGGGAAGGATCG GACACGGAGTTACAGAGGAAACTAGATCATGAGATCCGGATGAGGGAAGGGGCCTGCAAACTACTGGCAGCCTGCTCCCAGCGAGAGCAGGCTCTGGAGGCCACCAAGAGCCTGCTGGTATGCAACAGCCGAATTCTCAGCTACATGGGCGAACTGCAGAGGCGCAAGGAGGCCCAGGTGCTGGGGAAGACAGGCCGGCG ACCTTCCGACAGTATGCCGCCCCCTGAGCGTTCCCCTTGCCGTGGCCGGGTCTGCATCTCTG ACCTCCGGATTCCACTCATGTGGAAGGACACAGAGTATTTCAAGAACAAAGGCG aCCTGCACCGCTGGGCTGTGTTCCTACTGCTACAGCTGGGGGAACAGATTCAGGACACAGAGATGGTCCTGGTGGACAGGACCCTCACAGACATCTCTTTTCAGAACAATGTCCTCTT TGCTGAGGCAGGGCCAGACTTTGAACTGCGGCTGGAGCTGTATGGGGCCTGTGTGGAAGAGGAGGGGGCCCTGGCTGGTGCCCCCAAGAGGCTTGCCACCAAACTCAGCAGCTCCCTGGGCCGTTCCTCAGGGAAGCGTGTCAGGGCATCACTGGACAGTGCTGGGGGCTCCGGGAACAGTCCCATCCTGCTGCCTACCCCAGCTGTGGG AGGCCCCCGGTATCACCTCTTGGCCCACACCACTCTCACCCTAGCAGCAGTGCAAGATGGGTTCCGCACACATGATCTCACCCTTGCCAGTCACg AGGAGAACCCTGCCTGGCTGCCCCTGTATGGTAGCGTGTGCTGCCGGCTGGCCGCTCAGCCTCTCTGCATGACACAGCCCACCGCAAGTGGTACCCTCAGGGTGCAG CAAGCCGGGGAGCTACAGAATGGGACACTCGTGCACGGAGTCCTGAAAGGCACAAACCTCTTTTGTTACTGGAGATCTGAAGGTGCAGACACTGGGCAAGAACCCCTGTTTACTATTGCCATCAACAAG GAGACTAGGGTCCGGGCAGGGGAGCTGGAGCAGGCCCCAGAGTGGCCTTTCACCCTCAGCATCAGCAACCGGTATGGAGGTGATGAGGTGACAAACACCCTCCGGGTGGAGAGCAGAGAAGCCCTGCAGAACTGGATGGAGGCTCTGTGGCAGCTCTTCTTTGACATGA GCCAGTGGAAGCACTGCTGTGATGAAGTCATGAAAATCGAAACCCCTGCACCCCGGAAACCCCCACAAGCCCTGGCCAAGCAGGGGTCCTTATACCATGAGATGG CAATTGAGCCGCTAGACGACATCGCAGCTGTGACAGACATCCTGGCCCAGCGGGAGGGCACAAGGCTGGAGACGCCCCCACCCTGGCTAGCAATGTTTACAGACCAGCCTGCCTTGCCTAGCTCCTCCTGCTCGCCTGCCTCAGTGGCCCCAGTCCCAACCTGGACGCAACCCCTGCCTTGGGCGCGACCCCGAACCTTTTCCCTGGATGCTGCCCCCCCAGACCACTCCCTTGGGGCTTCTCGCTCGGttgcacccctccccccacagcgATCCCCACAATCCAGAGGCTTCTACAGCAAAAGTCAGCTCCGCACATGGCTCCAGTCCCCAGTGTGA
- the Wdr54 gene encoding WD repeat-containing protein 54 isoform X2 has translation MWRRSLGRERMYRRERSIPLRGSAAALSNNLSVLQLPASDLMHFGVVHGPSAQILSSAPGGMPLAQRQLQVKVGVGVSPPLITQVHWCVLPFRVLLVLTSHRRIQMYESDGSLMVYWHALDSGDASSAQTLFARGIAASVHFICVGTWSGRILVFDIPAKGTNIVLNEELAGHQTPITDIATERAQGQDGVADMVTADDSGVLCVWRSGTVFTLLTRIPGFGVPCPSVQLWQGMVAAGYGNGQVRLYDATTGALHVQISAHARTICALDLAPEVGKLLSAAEDTFVHIWKLSRNPESGSIEVEHCHGECVSDTQLCGARFCDPSGCSFAVTGYDLAEILRFSSV, from the exons GATGTACCGCCGCGAGCGCTCCATCCCACTTCGGGGTTCTGCCGCCGCCTTGTCTAACAACCTCAGTGTACTGCAGCTTCCAGCAAGCGATCTCATGCATTTTGGAGTGGTTCATGGACCGAGCGCCCAGATTCTCAGCTCTGCCCCTGGGGGTATGCCCTTGGCCCAGCGCCAGCTCCAAGTCAAAGTAGGCGTTGGAGTGAGCCCCCCACTTATCACCCAG GTCCACTGGTGTGTCCTCCCCTTCAGAGTACTGCTGGTTCTCACCTCACATCGAAGGATACAG ATGTATGAGTCtgatggttccctcatggtctATTGGCATGCCTTGGATTCAGGAGATGCTTCCTCAG CACAGACTCTGTTTGCCCGAGGAATTGCTGCCAGTGTTCACTTCATCTGTGTGG GAACATGGTCTGGTCGGATACTGGTGTTTGACATCCCTGCTAAGGGTACCAACATTGTACTTAATGAGGAGCTGGCTGGGCACCAGACACCAATCACAGACATTGCCACTGAGCGTGCCCAGGGACAG GATGGTGTTGCTGACATGGTGACAGCCGATGACTCAGGAGTTCTGTGTGTCTGGAGGTCAGGAACTGTGTTCACGTTACTGACCCGAATCCCAGGCTTCGG GGTCCCGTGCCCCTCTGTGCAGCTGTGGCAGGGGATGGTGGCAGCAGGATATGGGAATGGGCAAGTGCGTCTGTATGATGCCACTACAGGAGCACTCCATGTCCAGATCAGCGCCCATGCCCGGACCATCTGTGCCCTGGACCTAGCTCCAGAGGTGGGCAAG CTACTCTCTGCAGCTGAGGATACCTTTGTGCACATCTGGAAGCTGAGCAGGAATCCAGAGAGTGGCTCCATTGAG GTTGAACACTGCCACGGTGAATGTGTTTCTGACACCCAGCTGTGTGGTGCTCGGTTCTGTGACCCATCGGGCTGTTCCTTTGCAGTGACGGGTTATGACCTTGCTGAGATCCTGAGATTCAGCAGTGTCTGA
- the Wdr54 gene encoding WD repeat-containing protein 54 isoform X1, with product MVAADSEGPEDRSFRMYRRERSIPLRGSAAALSNNLSVLQLPASDLMHFGVVHGPSAQILSSAPGGMPLAQRQLQVKVGVGVSPPLITQVHWCVLPFRVLLVLTSHRRIQMYESDGSLMVYWHALDSGDASSAQTLFARGIAASVHFICVGTWSGRILVFDIPAKGTNIVLNEELAGHQTPITDIATERAQGQDGVADMVTADDSGVLCVWRSGTVFTLLTRIPGFGVPCPSVQLWQGMVAAGYGNGQVRLYDATTGALHVQISAHARTICALDLAPEVGKLLSAAEDTFVHIWKLSRNPESGSIEVEHCHGECVSDTQLCGARFCDPSGCSFAVTGYDLAEILRFSSV from the exons ATGGTGGCGGCGGATTCGGAGGGACCTGAGGATCGTAGCTTCAG GATGTACCGCCGCGAGCGCTCCATCCCACTTCGGGGTTCTGCCGCCGCCTTGTCTAACAACCTCAGTGTACTGCAGCTTCCAGCAAGCGATCTCATGCATTTTGGAGTGGTTCATGGACCGAGCGCCCAGATTCTCAGCTCTGCCCCTGGGGGTATGCCCTTGGCCCAGCGCCAGCTCCAAGTCAAAGTAGGCGTTGGAGTGAGCCCCCCACTTATCACCCAG GTCCACTGGTGTGTCCTCCCCTTCAGAGTACTGCTGGTTCTCACCTCACATCGAAGGATACAG ATGTATGAGTCtgatggttccctcatggtctATTGGCATGCCTTGGATTCAGGAGATGCTTCCTCAG CACAGACTCTGTTTGCCCGAGGAATTGCTGCCAGTGTTCACTTCATCTGTGTGG GAACATGGTCTGGTCGGATACTGGTGTTTGACATCCCTGCTAAGGGTACCAACATTGTACTTAATGAGGAGCTGGCTGGGCACCAGACACCAATCACAGACATTGCCACTGAGCGTGCCCAGGGACAG GATGGTGTTGCTGACATGGTGACAGCCGATGACTCAGGAGTTCTGTGTGTCTGGAGGTCAGGAACTGTGTTCACGTTACTGACCCGAATCCCAGGCTTCGG GGTCCCGTGCCCCTCTGTGCAGCTGTGGCAGGGGATGGTGGCAGCAGGATATGGGAATGGGCAAGTGCGTCTGTATGATGCCACTACAGGAGCACTCCATGTCCAGATCAGCGCCCATGCCCGGACCATCTGTGCCCTGGACCTAGCTCCAGAGGTGGGCAAG CTACTCTCTGCAGCTGAGGATACCTTTGTGCACATCTGGAAGCTGAGCAGGAATCCAGAGAGTGGCTCCATTGAG GTTGAACACTGCCACGGTGAATGTGTTTCTGACACCCAGCTGTGTGGTGCTCGGTTCTGTGACCCATCGGGCTGTTCCTTTGCAGTGACGGGTTATGACCTTGCTGAGATCCTGAGATTCAGCAGTGTCTGA
- the Wdr54 gene encoding WD repeat-containing protein 54 isoform X3, with product MYRRERSIPLRGSAAALSNNLSVLQLPASDLMHFGVVHGPSAQILSSAPGGMPLAQRQLQVKVGVGVSPPLITQVHWCVLPFRVLLVLTSHRRIQMYESDGSLMVYWHALDSGDASSAQTLFARGIAASVHFICVGTWSGRILVFDIPAKGTNIVLNEELAGHQTPITDIATERAQGQDGVADMVTADDSGVLCVWRSGTVFTLLTRIPGFGVPCPSVQLWQGMVAAGYGNGQVRLYDATTGALHVQISAHARTICALDLAPEVGKLLSAAEDTFVHIWKLSRNPESGSIEVEHCHGECVSDTQLCGARFCDPSGCSFAVTGYDLAEILRFSSV from the exons ATGTACCGCCGCGAGCGCTCCATCCCACTTCGGGGTTCTGCCGCCGCCTTGTCTAACAACCTCAGTGTACTGCAGCTTCCAGCAAGCGATCTCATGCATTTTGGAGTGGTTCATGGACCGAGCGCCCAGATTCTCAGCTCTGCCCCTGGGGGTATGCCCTTGGCCCAGCGCCAGCTCCAAGTCAAAGTAGGCGTTGGAGTGAGCCCCCCACTTATCACCCAG GTCCACTGGTGTGTCCTCCCCTTCAGAGTACTGCTGGTTCTCACCTCACATCGAAGGATACAG ATGTATGAGTCtgatggttccctcatggtctATTGGCATGCCTTGGATTCAGGAGATGCTTCCTCAG CACAGACTCTGTTTGCCCGAGGAATTGCTGCCAGTGTTCACTTCATCTGTGTGG GAACATGGTCTGGTCGGATACTGGTGTTTGACATCCCTGCTAAGGGTACCAACATTGTACTTAATGAGGAGCTGGCTGGGCACCAGACACCAATCACAGACATTGCCACTGAGCGTGCCCAGGGACAG GATGGTGTTGCTGACATGGTGACAGCCGATGACTCAGGAGTTCTGTGTGTCTGGAGGTCAGGAACTGTGTTCACGTTACTGACCCGAATCCCAGGCTTCGG GGTCCCGTGCCCCTCTGTGCAGCTGTGGCAGGGGATGGTGGCAGCAGGATATGGGAATGGGCAAGTGCGTCTGTATGATGCCACTACAGGAGCACTCCATGTCCAGATCAGCGCCCATGCCCGGACCATCTGTGCCCTGGACCTAGCTCCAGAGGTGGGCAAG CTACTCTCTGCAGCTGAGGATACCTTTGTGCACATCTGGAAGCTGAGCAGGAATCCAGAGAGTGGCTCCATTGAG GTTGAACACTGCCACGGTGAATGTGTTTCTGACACCCAGCTGTGTGGTGCTCGGTTCTGTGACCCATCGGGCTGTTCCTTTGCAGTGACGGGTTATGACCTTGCTGAGATCCTGAGATTCAGCAGTGTCTGA
- the CUNH2orf81 gene encoding uncharacterized protein C2orf81 homolog: MSHEGSRQVRDRGVTRSKAEKARPPTQPVPQVDIVPGRLNEAEWIAFMSLEEGEDVVGDILADLLTRVMECAFKVYLTQQCVPFTISQAREAMLQITEWRFLARDEGESAVAEDPTWGEDEEPLACTTDAWAQGSVPVLHAPAPVGVEEHFQGEEPGNSDRFLLGSPWLDRDSQEPTASSQPSAETRVIPGLTPTLEEFQEAEPQDDFEEPDGQEQSDVLVTSLKEPSHILTGPSKQSSPPSAHSPQLSLDLPHVVSLQISEKGSSSLSSHLSLEDLYNGLPQPDAAGDRLKRESKGTPRAPSVGSVSLLSALTLERPSWSQLPECLDSPQTRKMPMVRLDPARLPRRWVRPVAEVLIPETETRPLEIYRGRPRGEKSQAGARTPASRSQALGLHAPPKLQASPLKFPLPCNAPFRALGPDPTLNLAQSAPTFGSKLPFLSPGFRFLPTKPGPPEVSSSPSPKLWPRAKWPSGWEREAEQLGELWGGRTRVPPQGQEPAADDASDDSGWPLAAPQVLEATSQVLWKPMVLSETMKLVPGVSMWNRGTQELLSPDAILEEAEGGTSNGAEQQPIQTGVSKPQVIMAQLIRKETPKAWLLPAKPVPHSGN; the protein is encoded by the exons ATGTCACACGAAGGCTCG AGGCAGGTGCGAGACCGTGGGGTGACCCGCTCCAAGGCTGAAAAAGCTCGGCCACCCACCCAGCCAGTTCCGCAGGTGGACATCGTGCCTGGGCGGCTCAATGAGGCAGAATGGATTGCGTTTATGTCCCTGGAGGAGGGCGAGGACGTAGTAGGTGACATCTTGGCCGACCTTCTGACTCGAGTCATGGAGTGTGCCTTCAAAGTCTACCTGACCCAGCAG TGCGTCCCGTTCACCATTAGCCAGGCCCGAGAGGCCATGCTACAGATCACTGAGTGGCGTTTCCTGGCCCGGGATGAGGGAGAATCTGCAGTGGCGGAGGACCCCACATGGGGCGAGGACGAGGAGCCCCTGGCATGCACCACGGATGCCTGGGCCCAGGGCTCCGTGCCTGTCCTGCACGCACCGGCACCCGTTGGTGTAGAGGAGCACTTCCAAGGCGAA GAACCTGGGAACTCGGACCGGTTCCTTTTAGGTTCACCGTGGTTGGACAGAGACTCCCAGGAGCCAACAGCATCTTCACAGCCTTCTGCCGAGACAAGAGTCATCCCAGGACTCACGCCCACCTTGGAGGAGTTTCAGGAAGCTGAGCCCCAGGACGACTTCGAAGAACCCGATGGCCAGGAGCAAAGCGACGTCTTGGTCACGTCTTTAAAGGAACCTAGCCACATCTTGACCGGGCCGTCGAAGCAGTCTTCACCACCTTCAGCCCACAGCCCCCAACTTTCCCTGGATCTGCCCCATGTAGTCAGCCTCCAGATCTCTGAGAAGGGATCATCATCCCTCAGCTCCCATCTGTCCCTCGAGGATCTTTACAACGGCTTGCCTCAGCCAGACGCTGCAGGGGACCGGCTGAAACGGGAAAGCAAGGGCACGCCCCGCGCCCCCTCGGTCGGGTCTGTGTCCCTCCTCAGTGCGCTCACCCTAGAAAGGCCCTCCTGGTCGCAGCTGCCTGAATGCTTGGATTCGCCGCAAACCCGCAAGATGCCCATGGTGCGTCTGGATCCCGCGCGGTTGCCCCGTCGCTGGGTGCGCCCTGTGGCCGAGGTCCTGATCCCAGAAACCGAAACGCGCCCTTTGGAAATATACCGCGGGCGCCCGCGGGGTGAAAAGAGCCAAGCTGGGGCCCGAACCCCAGCAAGCCGGTCCCAAGCCCTCGGCTTGCACGCGCCCCCCAAACTCCAGGCCTCTCCCTtaaagttccctctcccttgtaATGCTCCATTCCGTGCTTTGGGCCCGGATCCTACTTTAAACTTGGCCCAATCCGCACCAACCTTCGGATCAAAGTTGCCGTTCCTCAGCCCAGGGTTCCGCTTCCTCCCCACAAAACCAGGCCCTCCCGAAGTCTCCAGCAGTCCCAGTCCCAAATTATGGCCTCGAGCTAAGTGGCCGAGTGGTTGGGAGAGGGAGGCTGAGCAGCTAGGCGAGCTGTGGGGGGGTCGTACTCGCGTGCCTCCACAGGGCCAGGAACCTGCTGCTGACGACGCCTCGGACGACTCTGGATGGCCCCTAGCGGCGCCCCAGGTCCTCGAGGCCACGTCCCAGGTTCTGTGGAAGCCCATGGTTCTTTCAGAGACCATGAAGCTGGTTCCTGGTGTGAGTATGTGGAACCGGGGTACCCAGGAGTTGCTCAGCCCTGATGCCATCCTGGAGGAGGCTGAAGGAGGCACCTCCAATGGGGCTGAGCAGCAACCCATCCAGACAGGTGTGTCCAAGCCCCAGGTGATTATGGCACAGCTAATAAGGAAGGAAACCCCCAAAGCCTGGCTGCTCCCAGCCAAGCCTGTGCCCcactctgggaattga